A region from the Variovorax paradoxus genome encodes:
- a CDS encoding glycosyltransferase: protein MYKYLFYDTIRLNRGAGGVLNVSDLLLRRMRLCKGDHIQPASELHPRLFAAARRLRISRFLVEILLYNYHCLRALVSGERVFSLFPNYFLPFALFGRHRDSIVIVHDLQYRHYPAYFSRAKRLWLDWNLRRVAHSAADVVFISKSSQQDFERHFGRCEHPTVIFNPVEAKRAAGVAGAAEPSREPPAGERYLIASYHYYPHKNFGGTLKLFERMKREGLVDWLDITGNGAADVKRMVASMAPELGSCVRHRGLVSRQELTRLYCGATAFISLSAFEGFNLSAAEAATLGVPLLLSDIPVHRELFGGYGFFIGSEPCDLGQLSRYLDEHRNTQPPWLHAEACAPGAVARRYLMLKREDVSLAGAMQ, encoded by the coding sequence ATGTACAAGTACCTGTTCTACGACACGATCCGCCTCAACCGCGGCGCGGGCGGCGTGCTGAACGTGTCCGACCTCCTGCTGCGCAGGATGCGCCTGTGCAAGGGCGACCACATCCAGCCGGCCAGCGAACTGCATCCGCGCCTCTTCGCCGCCGCGCGGCGCCTGCGCATCAGCCGGTTCCTGGTCGAGATACTGCTCTACAACTACCACTGCCTGCGGGCGCTGGTATCGGGCGAGCGGGTGTTCTCGCTGTTCCCGAACTACTTCCTGCCGTTCGCGCTTTTCGGGCGCCATCGGGATTCGATCGTGATCGTCCACGATCTGCAGTACCGGCACTACCCTGCGTACTTCAGCCGCGCCAAGCGCCTGTGGCTCGACTGGAATCTCAGGCGCGTCGCGCACAGCGCGGCCGACGTGGTGTTCATCAGCAAGAGCAGCCAGCAGGACTTCGAGCGGCACTTCGGACGCTGCGAGCATCCGACGGTCATCTTCAATCCGGTGGAGGCCAAGCGCGCAGCGGGTGTGGCCGGTGCGGCCGAACCGTCCCGCGAGCCGCCCGCCGGCGAGCGCTACCTGATCGCGTCCTACCACTACTACCCGCACAAGAATTTTGGCGGCACGCTGAAGCTCTTCGAGCGCATGAAGCGCGAGGGGCTGGTCGACTGGCTCGACATCACGGGCAACGGCGCGGCCGATGTCAAAAGAATGGTCGCCAGCATGGCGCCCGAGCTCGGCAGCTGTGTGCGGCACCGCGGGCTGGTTTCGCGCCAGGAACTGACGCGGCTGTACTGCGGCGCGACGGCCTTCATCTCGCTGTCCGCCTTCGAGGGCTTCAATCTCTCGGCCGCCGAAGCCGCCACGCTGGGCGTGCCGCTGCTGCTCTCGGACATTCCGGTGCACCGGGAGCTGTTCGGCGGCTATGGCTTCTTCATCGGCAGCGAGCCCTGCGACCTGGGCCAGCTGTCGCGCTACCTGGACGAACACCGGAACACGCAACCGCCCTGGCTGCATGCCGAAGCCTGCGCACCCGGCGCGGTGGCCAGGCGCTATCTCATGCTCAAGCGCGAGGACGTCTCGCTTGCCGGGGCCATGCAATGA
- a CDS encoding GDP-L-fucose synthase family protein, with protein sequence MRIYVAGHRGMVGQSLVKRLGSLGHEVVTRSHEELDLLDQDAVRRFFATERVDQVYLAAAKVGGIHANMTYPAEFIYQNLLIAANVTHQAFLANVKRLLFLGSSCIYPRLTEQPIREDALLGGQLEPTNEPYAIAKIAGIKLCESYNRQYGASHGIDYRSVMPCNLYGPGDNYHIENSHVVPALIRRFHLAKTSDAPEVLIWGTGQARREFLYVDDMAEGCTTVMGLSRAGYEQHTTPMCAHINLGMGDDLSIGELAQLVGEVVGYRGRIRFDPSRPDGAPRKLLDISCAAALGWHPTVSLAEGLRRTYADYQKSLQPAQELAHA encoded by the coding sequence ATGCGTATCTACGTTGCTGGTCACCGCGGCATGGTGGGGCAGTCTCTCGTGAAGCGTCTGGGCAGCCTCGGGCACGAGGTCGTCACGCGCAGCCACGAGGAACTCGATCTTCTCGACCAGGATGCCGTTCGCCGTTTCTTCGCCACCGAGCGCGTCGACCAGGTGTACCTGGCGGCAGCGAAGGTCGGCGGCATCCACGCCAACATGACCTATCCGGCGGAGTTCATCTACCAGAACCTGCTGATTGCCGCCAATGTCACGCACCAGGCGTTCCTCGCGAACGTCAAGCGCCTGCTGTTCCTCGGCTCGAGCTGCATCTATCCGCGGTTGACCGAGCAGCCGATCCGCGAAGATGCGCTGCTCGGCGGCCAGCTCGAGCCGACCAACGAGCCCTACGCCATCGCCAAGATCGCCGGCATCAAGCTGTGCGAGAGCTACAACCGCCAGTACGGCGCCTCGCACGGCATCGACTACCGCAGCGTGATGCCTTGCAACCTGTACGGCCCCGGAGACAACTACCACATCGAGAACAGCCATGTGGTGCCGGCGCTGATCCGCCGCTTCCACCTTGCCAAGACCAGCGACGCGCCCGAGGTGCTGATCTGGGGCACCGGCCAGGCCAGGCGCGAGTTCCTCTACGTCGACGACATGGCCGAAGGCTGCACCACCGTGATGGGCCTGAGCCGCGCGGGCTACGAGCAGCACACCACGCCGATGTGCGCCCACATCAACCTGGGCATGGGCGATGACCTGTCGATCGGCGAACTGGCGCAACTGGTCGGTGAGGTCGTGGGCTACCGGGGCAGGATCCGGTTCGACCCCTCGCGCCCGGACGGCGCGCCGAGAAAGCTGCTCGACATATCGTGCGCCGCCGCCCTCGGATGGCACCCCACGGTATCGCTGGCCGAGGGCCTGCGCCGCACCTATGCGGACTACCAGAAGTCGCTGCAGCCGGCCCAGGAGCTGGCGCACGCCTGA
- a CDS encoding sugar transferase, with translation MNTLRSNAAVHSPGNSRLLMGTKRVVDVLLAGGFFLLLGWAFALVWIGVLLTSGKPGIYKQPRYGRDGRVFSFYKFRTMVPDADAVLERYLRGNEAARRQWEMYQKLDRDPRITRFGAVLRKYSLDELPQFWNVLKGDMSVVGPRPCMFAQKELYGVYWSSYCAVRPGITGLWQVSGRNEVSYRRRAAMDADYVATLSIRQDIAILLKTFLVVAGARGSR, from the coding sequence ATGAACACGCTGCGATCGAATGCCGCCGTCCATTCGCCCGGCAATTCACGGCTGCTGATGGGCACCAAGCGGGTCGTGGACGTGCTGCTGGCCGGCGGCTTCTTCCTTCTGCTCGGATGGGCGTTCGCGCTGGTCTGGATCGGCGTGCTGCTGACTTCCGGCAAGCCGGGCATCTACAAGCAGCCGCGCTACGGCCGGGACGGGCGCGTCTTCAGCTTCTACAAGTTCCGCACGATGGTGCCCGATGCCGACGCTGTGCTGGAGCGCTACCTGCGCGGCAACGAAGCAGCCCGCCGGCAGTGGGAGATGTACCAGAAGCTCGACCGCGATCCGCGCATCACGCGCTTCGGCGCGGTGCTGCGCAAGTACAGCCTGGACGAACTGCCCCAGTTCTGGAACGTGCTCAAGGGCGACATGAGCGTGGTCGGCCCGAGGCCCTGCATGTTTGCCCAGAAGGAGCTGTACGGCGTCTATTGGAGCAGCTACTGCGCCGTGCGGCCCGGCATCACCGGGCTGTGGCAGGTGAGCGGGCGCAACGAGGTCAGCTACCGGCGCCGCGCGGCGATGGATGCGGACTATGTCGCCACCCTTTCGATCCGCCAGGACATCGCGATCCTGCTGAAGACCTTTCTCGTGGTGGCCGGCGCGCGCGGCTCCCGCTAG
- a CDS encoding tyrosine-protein kinase family protein: MPKASNNRIMISSATPGAGKTFVSANLAAVLASTGRRVLLIDADLRRSSLAAMFGLKRRGGLSELIQGSIEFQNAVHTGLLAHLDVMTTGALPTDPSALLASDAFARVLEKASARYDVVIVDTPPMLLASETAEMATCMGTLLMVARAGDNELGDLSESAHQLRHAGAQFQGVVLNALDTRRRYYGKLAYRYGGYQPRVHEYPSAVAELPQPARASAAS; this comes from the coding sequence ATGCCCAAGGCATCGAACAACCGGATCATGATTTCGAGCGCCACGCCGGGCGCGGGCAAGACCTTCGTGTCGGCCAACCTCGCGGCCGTGCTCGCCTCGACCGGCCGGCGCGTGCTGCTGATCGATGCCGATCTGCGGCGCAGCAGCCTGGCCGCCATGTTCGGGCTGAAGCGCCGCGGCGGCCTGTCGGAGCTGATCCAGGGCTCCATCGAATTCCAGAACGCCGTCCACACGGGCTTGCTCGCGCACCTGGACGTGATGACCACGGGCGCGCTGCCCACCGACCCCAGCGCGCTTCTGGCGAGCGACGCCTTTGCCAGGGTGCTCGAGAAGGCATCGGCACGCTATGACGTGGTGATCGTGGACACGCCGCCGATGCTGCTGGCCTCGGAGACCGCCGAGATGGCGACCTGCATGGGCACGCTGCTGATGGTCGCCCGCGCCGGGGACAACGAGCTGGGCGATCTGTCGGAAAGCGCGCACCAGCTGCGGCATGCCGGCGCGCAGTTCCAGGGCGTGGTCCTGAATGCGCTGGACACGCGCCGGCGCTACTACGGCAAGCTGGCCTACCGCTACGGCGGCTACCAGCCGCGGGTGCACGAATACCCGAGCGCAGTGGCCGAGCTTCCCCAACCTGCCCGTGCGAGCGCCGCATCATGA
- a CDS encoding polysaccharide biosynthesis/export family protein: MAHLDPASSSRIARAVPARARTRIRSAVLLLLPLCLGGCGVPGFGPPDSGNWGALRTSGDAKDEPKIVSITPELIRTMAARNPAALPPEVRQLFGKAPAYTIAPGDVIGIVVYRHPELMPNAGAVISQQSDPTGVSVAPGFIVDGEGEISFPYIGRTRIDGMTERSAAEMISRKIAPFVKDPLVSVRIQSFRSRRVYVEGEVRTPGLQIFTDVPMTLAEAINRAGSITPAGDRSRVTLTRAERTMVIDLPLLRRLGLDPTRIPLQNGDIVNVGTRDDSRIYVMGEILRPTALTMRDGRLSLNEALGDAGGPALLTAATDQIYVVRNSSGDVPEVYHLDAKNPVALALADRFELQPRDVVYIDPVPLARWNRVISLILPAAQIVNLGGTTSRR, encoded by the coding sequence ATGGCACACCTCGATCCAGCCAGTTCCTCGCGCATCGCCCGCGCCGTCCCCGCCCGTGCCCGAACCCGCATCCGATCGGCCGTCCTGCTGCTGCTGCCGCTGTGCCTGGGCGGCTGCGGGGTCCCGGGCTTCGGCCCGCCCGACAGCGGGAACTGGGGCGCCTTGCGCACGAGCGGCGATGCGAAGGACGAGCCGAAGATCGTCTCCATCACGCCCGAGCTGATCCGCACGATGGCGGCGCGCAACCCCGCGGCGCTGCCGCCGGAGGTGCGGCAGCTGTTCGGCAAGGCGCCGGCCTACACGATCGCGCCGGGCGACGTGATCGGCATCGTGGTCTATCGCCATCCTGAACTGATGCCCAATGCGGGCGCGGTCATCTCGCAGCAGTCGGACCCGACCGGGGTGAGCGTCGCGCCAGGCTTCATCGTCGATGGCGAAGGCGAGATCAGCTTTCCCTATATCGGCCGCACCAGGATCGATGGCATGACGGAGAGGTCCGCCGCCGAAATGATCTCGCGCAAGATCGCGCCCTTCGTCAAGGATCCGCTCGTGAGCGTCCGGATCCAGTCGTTCCGCAGCCGGCGCGTCTATGTGGAAGGCGAGGTCCGCACGCCAGGCCTGCAGATCTTCACCGACGTGCCGATGACGCTCGCCGAGGCCATCAACCGCGCCGGCAGCATCACCCCGGCCGGGGACCGTTCGCGCGTGACCCTGACGCGCGCGGAACGCACCATGGTGATCGACCTGCCGCTGCTTCGGCGCCTGGGCCTGGACCCGACCCGCATCCCGCTGCAGAACGGCGACATCGTGAACGTGGGCACCCGGGACGACAGCCGCATCTACGTGATGGGCGAGATCCTGCGCCCCACCGCCCTGACGATGCGCGACGGCCGGCTGAGCCTGAACGAGGCGCTGGGCGACGCGGGCGGCCCGGCACTGCTGACCGCGGCGACCGACCAGATCTACGTGGTGCGCAATTCGAGCGGCGACGTGCCCGAGGTCTACCACCTCGACGCGAAGAACCCGGTGGCGCTGGCGCTTGCCGACCGCTTCGAGCTGCAGCCGCGCGACGTGGTCTACATCGACCCGGTGCCGCTGGCGCGCTGGAACCGGGTGATCAGCCTGATCCTTCCCGCCGCGCAGATCGTGAACCTCGGCGGCACCACCAGCCGCCGCTGA
- a CDS encoding serine aminopeptidase domain-containing protein: MNAHPFMFGPASRQLFGVFHAAGDGRPGTTTVLVCPPFGQEGLRTHRFFKVLAERLARSGIATLRFDFHGAGDSPGDESEGELDGWRRDLCSAHEELRRRVPGGRIVWVGARLGATLAVLAARNGRCDPSRLVLWEPVIDGRRYARLLREHHVVAIDTTFCIPDLVWRRSLANDPGALPEEALGTLLSPTLRTQLGALVPESLPLTALHDTLVLTGPDDEHTAQWAAEQQSRHMPVRLAYFQHRLDWTSDPYPNSAMVPADALNRLQGALHE, encoded by the coding sequence ATGAACGCACACCCCTTCATGTTCGGACCGGCCTCGCGCCAGCTCTTCGGCGTGTTCCATGCCGCCGGCGATGGGCGGCCCGGAACCACCACGGTGCTCGTGTGCCCGCCCTTCGGCCAGGAGGGCCTGCGGACCCATCGCTTCTTCAAGGTCCTGGCCGAGCGCCTCGCGCGCTCGGGCATTGCCACCCTGCGTTTCGACTTTCACGGCGCGGGCGACTCGCCCGGCGATGAAAGCGAAGGAGAACTCGACGGCTGGCGCCGCGACCTGTGCTCGGCCCACGAAGAGTTGCGCCGCAGGGTTCCGGGAGGCCGCATCGTCTGGGTCGGCGCACGGCTTGGCGCAACCCTGGCCGTGCTGGCGGCGCGCAACGGGCGCTGCGACCCGTCGCGGCTCGTGCTGTGGGAGCCGGTGATCGACGGCCGACGCTATGCGCGCCTGCTGCGGGAGCACCATGTCGTGGCCATCGATACGACCTTCTGCATTCCGGACCTGGTCTGGCGCCGGAGCCTCGCGAACGATCCCGGCGCGCTGCCCGAAGAAGCGCTGGGCACCTTGCTGTCGCCCACGCTGCGCACGCAGCTCGGTGCGCTGGTTCCCGAATCCCTGCCGCTCACGGCCCTGCACGACACGCTGGTGCTGACAGGGCCCGACGACGAACACACCGCGCAATGGGCGGCCGAGCAGCAGTCGCGCCACATGCCGGTGCGGCTCGCCTATTTCCAGCACCGGCTCGACTGGACCTCCGATCCCTATCCCAACAGCGCCATGGTTCCGGCCGATGCGCTCAACCGCTTGCAGGGTGCCCTCCATGAATGA
- a CDS encoding 4'-phosphopantetheinyl transferase family protein produces the protein MGSAAFSLSSVEAPVCRYLELDDSPGPEAERLLCEEERERAAQFRFAADRQHFVAAHVALRHALAARTGERPEALRFTRSAFGKPSLSGWPRVRFSLSHSLGLGLLAIGERGPLGVDVEVLRPVPDALALAAQHFTDSENEALAALPAIERDHAFLTCWTRKEACLKAIGLGLIVPTERFEVGLEPDCRSVEVPVAGRILWLVLQPAPLRVDSVGAIAEWRQTHVRASVPGFAAQPCGRSRPAERRAAPRVPQ, from the coding sequence ATGGGCTCCGCAGCTTTCTCCCTGAGCTCCGTCGAGGCGCCGGTCTGCCGCTATCTCGAACTGGACGACAGCCCCGGCCCCGAGGCGGAACGGCTCCTCTGCGAAGAAGAGCGTGAACGCGCCGCACAGTTCCGGTTCGCGGCCGACCGGCAGCACTTCGTGGCGGCGCATGTCGCGCTGCGCCATGCGCTGGCTGCGCGCACCGGCGAGCGCCCCGAGGCGCTGCGCTTCACCCGCAGCGCATTCGGCAAGCCTTCGCTCTCGGGCTGGCCGCGGGTGCGGTTCTCGCTGAGCCACAGCCTGGGGCTGGGACTGCTCGCCATCGGCGAACGCGGTCCGCTGGGAGTCGACGTCGAGGTGTTGCGCCCGGTGCCCGATGCGCTCGCGCTTGCCGCGCAGCATTTCACGGACAGCGAGAACGAAGCGCTCGCGGCCTTGCCCGCCATCGAGCGCGACCACGCCTTCCTGACTTGCTGGACGCGCAAGGAGGCCTGCCTCAAGGCCATCGGCCTCGGCCTGATCGTGCCGACGGAGCGCTTCGAGGTGGGGCTGGAGCCCGACTGCCGGAGTGTGGAAGTGCCGGTGGCCGGCCGCATCCTGTGGCTCGTGCTGCAGCCCGCGCCATTGCGCGTGGACAGCGTGGGAGCGATCGCGGAATGGCGGCAGACGCATGTGCGCGCCAGCGTGCCGGGCTTCGCGGCACAACCCTGCGGCCGCTCCCGCCCGGCGGAAAGGCGCGCAGCGCCAAGGGTGCCGCAATGA